The following is a genomic window from Amycolatopsis acidiphila.
CTGCCCGCGACGGAGTTGCTCCGCCCACTGCTGGAGCCGGGCAGCGGCGGGTTGCTGCGGTGGCGCAGGCAGGCGAGCAACGCGCCCATCGTGCCGGTGGAGAACGTGTACGTGACCGGCAAGCTGGACCTGCGTGGCGCGGACCTCGACTGCCTGTTCCGGTTCGAGAACTGCCGGTTCGAGCACGCGCCGGACGTGCGCGAGGCGAAGCTGCTCGGCCTGGTGTTCCGGCGCTGCTGGCTGCCCGGGCTCAAGGCACGAAACCTTCGCAGCCGCAACGACGTCCGCCTCATCCGCAGTGTCGTGCAGCCGTTCCCGGGCGGCACGGACGACGGCGAGACGGCGGTCCAGCGCGGCGACACCAGGGAACGCGGCGTGCCGGACGCGGCGATCAACCTGACCGACGCGGTGGTCGAGGGTTCGCTGGTGCTGACCCGCACCCGCATCGCGACCTCGTTCGGCCGCGCCTTGCAGGCCGACCGGCTCAAGATCGGCGGCGCGCTGCTGGCGTACCGGCTCAAGGCCGACGGCGCGGTCCGGGTGCCGGGCATGTGGACCGGCGGTAACGTCAACTTCTCCGGTGCCACGCTGCGCAATCCCGGGGGGTTCGCGCTCGACGCGAACGGGGTGCACATCGGCGGCAGCCTGCTGTGCGAAGTGGACAACTTCGGTGCGGCCGAGCAGCGCCAGCCGTTCACCGCGCGCGGCGTGCTGCACCTGCCGAGCGCACGCGTCGACGGCGACATCGTGTTCCGCGCCGCCGACCTGGCGAGCCCCCAGCGTGGCCCGATCGCCGTGGAGGCCTGGGACTCCAGCGATCCCTACGTGGACCCGTGGCCGGCGCTGGTCGCCGACCGGATGCGCGTCGAGGGCAACGTCGAGCTGTCCGACGGGTTGTCCGCGGTGGGCACGCTGCGCATGATCAACACGCGGATCGGCGGCACGCTGCGGCTCGCGCGGGCGCGGATCAAGGTCACCCGCGGCAAGGTCGAGCCGTTCTACGACAGGGCACTGCACCTGGACGGCAGCGAGATCGACGGCGACCTCGAGGCGACCGGCCTGCGCGTGCCCTCGGGCCAGCTGCGGCTGGCGGACGTGCGCGTGGGCGGGAACGTGCTGGCCGCGCGGGCGCATCTGCAACACGCCGGCCGTGACGTGTTCTCCGCGCGGCGGATGAAGGT
Proteins encoded in this region:
- a CDS encoding oxidoreductase; the protein is MAAGQAGPERELPPLDPFAGVPDARYHLPATELLRPLLEPGSGGLLRWRRQASNAPIVPVENVYVTGKLDLRGADLDCLFRFENCRFEHAPDVREAKLLGLVFRRCWLPGLKARNLRSRNDVRLIRSVVQPFPGGTDDGETAVQRGDTRERGVPDAAINLTDAVVEGSLVLTRTRIATSFGRALQADRLKIGGALLAYRLKADGAVRVPGMWTGGNVNFSGATLRNPGGFALDANGVHIGGSLLCEVDNFGAAEQRQPFTARGVLHLPSARVDGDIVFRAADLASPQRGPIAVEAWDSSDPYVDPWPALVADRMRVEGNVELSDGLSAVGTLRMINTRIGGTLRLARARIKVTRGKVEPFYDRALHLDGSEIDGDLEATGLRVPSGQLRLADVRVGGNVLAARAHLQHAGRDVFSARRMKVAGNLHLTDATLEGTLRLQGTEVGGSIELYGTDVSAPTVREQTSYSVDLRTVRAGRNISLTRSRDRHFRATGGVNMDGASAARRIDLTGAEFDSVAGHDIALDASDLTSDELMLNPGKPARGRILLRHAHCRTLDDNDAFWETQGGIELEDFRYDVLHRPIEMKNDRAVNTRIDQLRTAMAGYRPGPYDQLAAMLRSSGNEEHADTVLFRKQQYRYEALAQGYRVFGPGVRLWSWLQRWMVGYGYRPVRALGWLIGLLVVGSLYFWLGHDSCVTDPVRYMVAGPRCAIDQQETGLQWNPVLYTADLLVPIVDFGNKTRWYMHGMDKWVSDGFIAAGWILATTVAAGAGRMIRRDTPGR